In the Mus pahari chromosome 19, PAHARI_EIJ_v1.1, whole genome shotgun sequence genome, one interval contains:
- the Zscan22 gene encoding zinc finger and SCAN domain-containing protein 22 has product MAIPKSPLSPVRWEQDSFLQMKVKEEEEASDSQSQESSPSFTAHPEAARLRFRHFRYEEASSPHQALAQLRELCCQWLRPESSSKEQMLELLVLEQFLGALPPEIQAWVGAQCPKSGKEAAVLVEDMTQLLDRRGWEPGVECEEASCKQSNTDELEPPKMATETVMGSVLPKSTLAHTCKPESHSESQPELLGALWMKSTAQEMDFRKALGPHMDAPKDQPGPESDASGNGSNMWPNFPSQDKASSEEKFGPLLDNETVPPDTCSEKKSSKDSECLKTFQNTSALEAHQKSHSQKTPYACTECGKVFSRSTHLVQHQVVHTGAKPHACKECGKAFSRVAHLTQHQRIHTGEKPYKCEECGKTFSRSTHLTQHQRVHTGERPYECDTCGKAFSQSTHLTQHQRIHTGEKPYRCDVCGKAFSDCSALVRHLRVHSGEKPYQCKDCPKAFAQSSSLIEHQRTHTGEKPYKCSDCGKAFSRSSALMVHLKIHITVTRSTP; this is encoded by the exons ATGGCCATCCCCAAGAGCCCTCTGAGCCCAGTACGGTGGGAACAGGATAGcttccttcagatgaaggtgaaagaggaggaagaagctaGCGACTCCCAGAGCCAGGAATCCAGCCCTAGCTTTACTGCCCACCCTGAGGCTGCACGCTTGCGCTTCAGGCACTTCCGCTATGAGGAGGCATCCAGCCCCCATCAGGCGCTAGCCCAACTTCGAGAGCTATGTTGCCAGTGGCTGAGGCCAGAGTCGTCCTCCAAAGAACAGATGCTGGAGTTGCTGGTGCTGGAGCAGTTCCTGGGTGCACTGCCCCCTGAGATCCAGGCCTGGGTGGGTGCTCAGTGCCCAAAGAGTGGAAAGGAGGCTGCCGTTCTGGTGGAGGATATGACTCAACTGCTGGACAGGAGAG GATGGGAGCCAGGAGTGGAATGTGAAGAGGCAAGTTGCAAACAGAGCAATACAGATGAATTGGAGCCACCAAAAATGGCGACTGAAACAGTCATGGGAAGTGTTTTGCCAAAATCTACCCTTGCCCACACTTGTAAACCTGAGAGCCACTCAGAGAGCCAGCCAGAACTCCTAGGAGCACTCTGGATGAAGTCTACTGCCCAAGAGATGGATTTCAGAAAAGCTCTGGGACCTCACATGGATGCCCCCAAAGACCAGCCTGGCCCTGAGTCTGATGCCTCAGGAAACGGTTCCAACATGTGGCCCAACTTCCCTTCCCAAGACAAGGCTTCTTCAGAGGAGAAATTTGGCCCATTACTTGATAATGAGACAGTGCCTCCAGATACTTGCTCAGAGAAGAAGTCCTCCAAGGATAGTGAATGTTTGAAAACATTCCAGAACACTTCAGCCCTGGAGGCCCACCAGAAGAGCCACTCTCAGAAGACGCCCTATGCCTGTACTGAGTGTGGGAAGGTATTCAGTCGGAGCACCCACCTTGTCCAACACCAGGTTGTTCACACAGGAGCAAAGCCCCATGCGTGTAAAGAGTGTGGTAAAGCCTTCAGCCGAGTTGCCCACCTGACACAGCACCAGAGGATTCATACCGGGGAGAAGCCTTATAAATGTGAGGAATGTGGTAAAACCTTCAGCCGCAGCACCCACCTCACGCAGCATCAGCGAGTACACACAGGTGAGCGGCCCTATGAGTGTGATACATGCGGCAAAGCCTTCAGCCAGAGCACCCACCTGACACAGCACCAGCGCATCCACACTGGGGAGAAACCCTAcaggtgtgatgtgtgtgggaaagccttcagtgACTGTTCAGCTCTGGTCCGGCACCTGAGAGTCCACTCTGGAGAGAAGCCTTATCAATGTAAGGACTGCCCAAAGGCCTTCGCACAAAGCTCCTCCCTCATCGAGCACCAGCGCACTCACACGGGTGAAAAACCTTATAAATGCAGTGACTGTGGGAAAGCTTTTAGCCGCAGCTCAGCTCTCATGGTGCACCTAAAGATCCATATCACCGTGACTCGAAGCACCCCTTAG